From Pan troglodytes isolate AG18354 chromosome 9, NHGRI_mPanTro3-v2.0_pri, whole genome shotgun sequence, the proteins below share one genomic window:
- the TPBGL gene encoding trophoblast glycoprotein-like translates to MAPRAGQPGLQGLLLVAAALSQPAAPCPFQCYCFGGPKLLLRCASGAELRQPPRDVPPDARNLTIVGANLTVLRAAAFAGGDGDGDQAAGVRLPLLSALRLTHNHIEVVEDGAFDGLPSLAALDLSHNPLRALGGGAFRGLPALRSLQLNHALVRGGPALLAALDAALAPLAELRLLGLAGNALSRLPPAALRLARLEQLDVRLNALAGLDPDELRALERDGGLPGPRLLLADNPLRCGCAARPLLAWLRNATERVPDSRRLRCAAPRALLDRPLLDLDGARLRCADSDADARGEEAEAAGPELEASYVFFGLVLALIGLIFLMVLYLNRRGIQRWMRNLREACRDQMEGYHYRYEQDADPRRAPAPAAPAGSRATSPGSGL, encoded by the coding sequence ATGGCCCCGCGCGCGGGACAGCCGGGGCTCCAGGGGCTGCTGCTCGTGGCGGCAGCGCTGAGCCAGCCCGCGGCACCCTGCCCCTTCCAGTGCTACTGCTTCGGCGGCCCCAAGCTGCTGCTGCGCTGCGCGTCGGGAGCCGAGCTCCGCCAGCCTCCGCGGGACGTGCCGCCCGACGCGCGCAACCTCACCATCGTAGGCGCCAACCTGACGGTGCTGCGCGCGGCCGCCTTCGCCGGCGGGGACGGGGACGGCGACCAGGCGGCGGGCGTGCGCCTGCCGCTCCTCAGCGCGCTGCGCCTCACGCACAACCACATCGAGGTGGTGGAGGACGGCGCCTTCGACGGGCTGCCCAGCCTGGCGGCGCTCGACCTCAGCCACAACCCGCTGCGCGCCCTGGGCGGCGGCGCCTTCCGCGGGCTGCCCGCGCTGCGCTCGCTGCAGCTCAACCACGCGCTGGTGCGCGGCGGCCCCGCGCTGCTGGCCGCGCTGGACGCTGCGCTGGCACCGCTGGCCGAGCTTCGCCTGCTGGGCCTAGCGGGCAACGCGCTGAGCCGTCTGCCGCCAGCCGCCCTGCGCCTGGCGCGCCTGGAGCAGCTGGACGTGCGCCTCAACGCGCTGGCCGGCCTGGACCCCGACGAGCTGCGCGCGCTGGAGCGCGATGGCGGCCTCCCCGGGCCGCGCCTGCTGCTCGCCGACAACCCCCTGCGCTGCGGCTGTGCCGCACGCCCCCTGCTGGCCTGGCTGCGCAACGCCACGGAGCGCGTGCCCGACTCGCGGCGCCTGCGCTGCGCCGCCCCGCGGGCGCTGCTAGACCGGCCGCTGCTGGACCTGGACGGGGCGCGGCTTCGCTGCGCGGACAGCGACGCCGACGCTCGCGGAGAGGAGGCGGAGGCCGCCGGCCCGGAGCTGGAAGCCTCCTACGTGTTCTTCGGGCTGGTGCTGGCGCTCATCGGCCTCATCTTCCTCATGGTGCTCTACCTAAACCGCCGCGGCATCCAGCGCTGGATGCGCAACCTGCGCGAGGCGTGCCGGGACCAGATGGAGGGCTACCACTACCGCTACGAGCAGGACGCCGACCCGCGCCGCGCGCCCGCGCCCGCCGCGCCCGCGGGCTCCCGCGCCACCTCCCCGGGCTCGGGGCTCTGA